The following proteins are encoded in a genomic region of Drosophila willistoni isolate 14030-0811.24 chromosome 3R, UCI_dwil_1.1, whole genome shotgun sequence:
- the LOC6651200 gene encoding mediator of RNA polymerase II transcription subunit 21, translating to MADRLTQLQDTVNQQAEHFCNAIGVIQQTSYPSKFANFDRTGSQTPNQNQPQEDYAQLFAQLIARCAKDIDTLIESLPNEDSSIELQNSSLKRLEVENQETAEELEQVVQKGELLLEKIQSALEDIAQAQLDMQVTVKPS from the exons ATGGCAGACAGACTGACACAATTGCAGGACACCGTCAATCAA CAAGCCGAGCATTTTTGCAATGCCATAGGTGTCATCCAACAAACCTCTTATCCCAGCAAGTTTGCCAATTTCGACAGGACCGGCTCTCAGACGCCGAATCAAAACCAGCCACAAGAGGACTATGCCCAACTGTTTGCACAGCTTATCGCCCGTTGTGCCAAGGATATTGATACATTGATTGAATCGTTGCCAAACGAAGACAGTTCCATTGAACTGCAAAACTCCAGCCTTAAGAGGCTGGAGGTTGAAAACCAGGAAACGGCAGAGGAACTAGAACAAGTGGTGCAAAAGGGCGAGCTACTCCTAGAGAAAATTCAATCCGCACTGGAGGACATTGCCCAAGCCCAATTGGACATGCAAGTCACAGTTAAACCCAGTTAG
- the LOC6651201 gene encoding histone-lysine N-methyltransferase SETD1, with protein sequence MSREVGESSNGFSRLSADARSITNGSVSLMHMQGAQTQGNRDSNNASNIAKAHRNFKLIADPQLVKCNGKLYRYDGIVPGDPTYPTITPRDPRNPLIRIRARAVEPLMLLLPRFLIDADYVGQPPAIEVTVINLNDNIDKQFLTSMLDKCGTPDEIHIYHHPTTNKHLGIARIVFESTKGARQFVEKYNQKSVMGKILNVFCDPFGAILKQTIDNITNPVPVKPTPIPTTPIAQHPVPTMMPGHEFSAEKDGMEHMMGPGGFNSFHKGADRNERDRDRNWERERERDRYVKDRDRDRSRHSSERNYERDRGIRDKYTSSSASSSQRHDRHHYRRRSRDKSPEGIRDRDRDRFYASRDRDRERDGRQRDFPRSRERDGSFRERNRSRDRSRDRGPRDRRDHHRQSPSKERDYRERDRDRDRDRSAETDRRDRLSVKYSKRYSSHEYSETSSEIGAGGSSHNSKNHQYYAGISATGYGYNNYSYTMTENVQAWSSHRSWTAPQPDVQPQPPPPPPPPEDEEENWDDTVPPPPTRFDAKASSPTTGVSPEKEPKTNSVSDTENVDLDTRIALIFKGRTFGNAPPFLQMDSSDSETDKDKEKDKDKGKSDEAANPKAAVSEPQSDSNNSENHNKKQRQHRKEHGASDISSDDDGILVRKEAASSKVEADQNCDDNMSLSSLSSHEDSANSTDQAIKKSVAASSSSASAAMTSYIYPTHPQPSDPNQYYYPQHSAYGHYPPVIPGRYFSNPAYLPGVVSGAPFNLDLDPYAQTYGGYPESANALSGQSDEMRQNVKKVINYIVEELKQILKRDVNKRMIEMTAFKNFEAWWDEQTVKARSKPLAESTGEQANSQDKNTNAANANTNPSGNQEKAPDINHFINTPRDIPDFQTFSNIGIGIRAAMPKLPSFRRVRKHPSPIPSQRRASLDRDLSDQEEMVQRSDSEDKDDSHLGDTTTTTSHTQNLKERILDSERRDKHPKRRGSASSFFSSSSSSSSSDGDAGGAENDASSDDSFDDDGLQMRSVNQRDRLMRKRRRDLKPVAEGDNMPSSIYSDSEDEKKPGHQDTDAPKRGRTKKIDIYSDTDEDDSERQHHHKQTATVSTTKMVSSIPSDLEDISKDSSFGNYDDDAAEHIDEKFATGLKSGDKTDEEFRRSPTPIPPPDYNEEEALPKHSNDADDDQVKTKQKSHFEYDRIYSDSEEEREYQEKRRRNTEYMAQIEREFMEEQQRNKQNFASEVKKSELKLDITTKITSSSLPDTPDITKPPPTPGGKILMEDMLLYNKSIDMTSITKESGVVKTEIDIVAVKVETETITPPVEHKTSLANGGTSSDLSSLPHDDDRNIEKGKQSPASSDGGSSQASQASQVALEHCYSLPPQAQSGAAALAVASKIKTPPDGSDLAGGKPGPGRPRKDSGRVTLKQKKKDSAPRQANAKTKMLSINDSLAELARQTANFVPYEMYNPRDQNEEMVILYTFLTKGIDSEDIKYIKMSYMDHLQKEPYAMFLNNTHWVDHCTTDRAFWPPPPKKRRKDDELMRHKTGCARTEGYYKLDVREKAKHKYHHTKANADDVQNEDRCDEPTALTNHHHNKLISKMQGISREARSNQRRLLTAFGSMGESELLKFNQLKFRKKQLKFAKSAIHDWGLFAMEPIAADEMVIEYVGQMIRPVVADLRETKYEAIGIGSSYLFRIDMETIIDATKCGNLARFINHSCNPNCYAKVITIESEKKIVIYSKQPIGVNEEITYDYKFPLEDEKIPCLCGAQGCRGTLN encoded by the exons ATGTCTAGAGAAGTTGGCGAAAGCAGCAACGGATTCTCACGTTTATCGGCAGATGCAAGATCCATAACTAACGGCAGTGTCTCCTTGATGCATATGCAAGGGGCCCAGACCCAGGGCAATCGCGACAGCAACAATGCCTCCAATATCGCCAAGGCTCATCGGAATTTTAAACTCATTGCGGATCCTCAGTTGGTTAAATGTAATGGTAAACTATATCGCTATGATGGGATTGTTCCGGGTGATCCCACCTATCCCACCATAACGCCGCGGGATCCGCGTAATCCTCTGATACGGATTCGAGCTAGGGCAGTGGAGCCCTTGATGTTGCTCCTGCCGCG ATTTCTCATCGATGCGGACTATGTGGGCCAACCGCCTGCAATTGAAGTGACTGTGATTAATCTCAATGACAACATCGACAAGCAGTTCCTCACCAGCATGCTGGACAAGTGTGGAACGCCCGATGAAATCCACATCTATCATCATCCAACCACCAACAAGCATTTGGGCATTGCCCGCATTGTCTTTGAGAGCACCAAGGGGGCGAGACAGTTTGTCGAGAAGTACAATCAAAAGTCCGTGATGGGAAAG ATTTTGAACGTATTTTGTGATCCTTTTGGTGCGATTTTAAAGCAAACCATCGACAACATAACGAATCCCGTTCCGGTCAAGCCAACACCGATACCGACGACGCCCATTGCTCAACATCCGGTGCCAACGATGATGCCAGGTCATGAATTCAGTGCAGAGAAAGATGGCATGGAGCATATGATGGGTCCTGGTGGATTTAACTCATTTCACAAGGGTGCAGACCGGAACGAACGTGATAGGGATAGAAATTGGGAAAGAGAGCGTGAACGCGATCGCTATGTGAAAGACCGGGATCGAGATCGAAGTCGACATTCCTCGGAACGAAATTATGAGCGTGATCGTGGAATCCGTGATAAATATACATCGTCGTCTGCGTCGTCATCACAACGCCACGACCGTCATCATTATCGTCGGCGTTCAAGAGACAAAAGTCCAGAGGGCATACGGGACCGGGATAGGGATCGATTTTATGCCTCACGGGACAGGGATCGCGAGCGTGATGGTAGACAACGAGATTTTCCCCGCTCCCGGGAAAGAGATGGCAGTTTCCGTGAGCGTAATAGATCGCGCGACCGATCCCGAGATCGTGGACCAAGGGACAGGCGAGATCATCATCGACAGAGTCCGTCGAAGGAACGAGATTACCGAGAACGAGATCGGGATCGTGATCGAGATCGATCTGCAGAAACGGATCGTAGAGATAGATTAAGTGTTAAATACAGCAAACGCTACTCCAGTCATGAATATAGTGAAACCTCATCCGAAATTGGAGCTGGCGGCAGCTCTCATAACTCAAAAAATCATCAATATTATGCTGGAATTTCGGCCACAGGCTATGGATATAATAATTATAGCTACACCATGACTGAAAATGTTCAGGCCTGGTCCTCACATCGAAGTTGGACTGCCCCCCAACCCGATGTGCAACCAcagccaccgccgccgccaccaccgccCGAAGATGAAGAGGAAAATTGGGATGATACAGTACCACCGCCACCGACTAGATTTGATGCAAAGGCAAGTTCTCCCACCACAGGAGTGTCGCCGGAAAAGGAGCCAAAGACTAATTCCGTTTCAGATACGGAAAATGTAGACTTGGATACACGGATTGCTTTAATATTTAAAGGCAGGACATTTGGAAATGCGCCTCCATTCCTTCAAATGGATAGTAGCGACTCGGAAACGGACAAGGACAAGGAgaaagataaagataaaggCAAATCTGATGAGGCCGCCAATCCAAAGGCAGCTGTATCTGAGCCTCAATCCGATTCAAATAATTCCGAAAACCATAACAAGAAGCAACGGCAACATCGTAAAGAACATGGCGCCAGTGATATATCGAGTGATGATGATGGTATTTTGGTTAGAAAAGAGGCGGCATCATCAAAAGTCGAAGCGGATCAAAATTGCGATGATAATATGTCTCTGTCTAGTCTCTCTTCCCATGAAGATTCGGCAAATTCAACAGATCAGGCAATAAAAAAGTCAGTTGCTGCCTCATCGTCATCCGCATCCGCAGCAATGACATCATACATTTATCCTACGCATCCTCAGCCATCTGATCCAAATCAATATTATTACCCACAACATTCTGCATACGGGCATTATCCCCCCGTTATACCAGGCCGATATTTCTCGAATCCAGCTTACTTGCCCGGTGTGGTATCAGGAGCACCATTTAACTTGGATTTGGATCCTTATGCCCAGACATATGGCGGCTACCCGGAGTCAGCAAACGCTTTGTCAGGTCAAAGTGATGAGATGAGGCAGAATGTGAAGAAAGTCATTAATTACATTGTCGAGGAGCTAAAGCAGATCCTCAAGCGGGATGTGAATAAGAGAATGATTGAGATGACAGCCTTTAAGAACTTTGAAGCCTGGTGGGATGAGCAGACTGTGAAAGCGCGCTCCAAGCCTTTGGCCGAATCAACAGGTGAACAGGCAAATTCGCAGGATAAAAATACAAATGCGGCCAATGCCAACACGAATCCAAGTGGAAACCAAGAAAAGGCACCCGATATCAATCATTTTATTAATACGCCAAGAGATATTCCCGATTTCCAGACATTCTCCAACATTGGAATAGGCATAAGGGCGGCAATGCCTAAGCTGCCATCATTTCGGCGAGTTCGCAAACATCCTAGTCCCATTCCCAGCCAACGAAGGGCGTCCTTGGATCGCGATTTGAGTGACCAAGAGGAGATGGTGCAGCGTTCGGATTCGGAGGATAAGGATGATTCCCATTTGGGTGACACAACGACGACTACCTCGCACACTCAGAATCTTAAGGAACGCATTTTGGATTCGGAACGCAGGGATAAACATCCAAAGCGGCGAGGCAGTGCATCAAGTTTCTTTTCGTCCTCCTCCTCGTCGTCGTCTAGTGATGGAGACGCAGGCGGGGCTGAAAACGATGCGAGCAGTGATGATAGTTTTGACGATGATGGCCTACAGATGAGGAGTGTTAATCAAAGGGACAGACTTATGAGAAAGCGTAGGCGAGACTTGAAACCAGTAGCCGAGGGCGACAATATGCCTTCTTCAATCTATTCGGATTCGGAGGATGAGAAGAAACCAGGACATCAGGATACTGATGCTCCCAAGCGAGGGCGTACgaaaaaaattgatatttaCTCTGATACGGATGAGGATGACAGCGAGCGTCAACATCATCATAAGCAAACCGCAACTGTTTCAACAACCAAAATGGTATCATCTATACCATCCGACTTGGAAGATATTAGCAAAGACAGTAGTTTTGGCAATTACGACGACGATGCCGCCGAACATATCGATGAGAAATTCGCAACTGGTCTCAAGTCCGGCGATAAAACTGATGAAGAATTTCGCAGATCACCCACACCCATCCCGCCGCCCGACTACAACGAGGAGGAAGCCCTTCCGAAGCATAGCAATGACGCTGACGATGATCAGGTTAAGACTAAGCAGAAATCACATTTTGAATACGATCGCATTTACAGTGATTCGGAGGAGGAGCGCGAGTATCAGGAGAAGAGACGACGCAACACCGAGTACATGGCCCAGATTGAGCGAGAGTTTATGGAAGAACAGCAGAGAAACAAACAGAACTTTGCCTCTGAAGTAAAGAAATCTGAACTTAAACTGGATATTACCACAAAGATCACGAGCAGCAGTTTGCCTGACACGCCGGACATAACAAAACCACCGCCAACTCCGGGTGGAAAGATATTAATGGAAGATATGTTGCTCTACAACAAGAGCATTGACATGACATCTATCACAAAGGAGAGTGGAGTAGTCAAAACAGAAATTGATATAGTTGCAGTCAAGGTGGAGACAGAGACCATAACTCCACCAGTGGAACATAAGACTAGTCTAGCCAATGGCGGCACCTCCTCTGATCTATCATCGCTGCCCCATGATGATGATCGCAATATTGAGAAGGGCAAACAATCTCCAGCCTCTTCGGACGGCGGATCCAGTCAAGCATCGCAGGCCAGCCAAGTGGCCCTGGAACACTGCTATTCTCTACCACCGCAAGCTCAATCTGGTGCCGCTGCACTTGCCGTAGcatctaaaataaaaacaccGCCAGACGGTAGTGATCTAGCTGGTGGTAAGCCGGGTCCTGGTCGACCACGCAAAGATTCCGGTCGTGTTACATtgaagcaaaagaaaaaagattcGGCACCACGTCAGGCCAATGCCAAGACGAAGATGCTATCGATTAACGATTCATTGGCCGAACTGGCTCGCCAAACGGCTAACTTTGTACCCTACGAGATGTACAATCCGCGTGACCAGAACGAGGAAATGGTAATTCTGTATACTTTCCTAACAAAAGGCATTGACTCTGAGGACATCAAGTATATCAAGATGAGCTACATGGATCATTTGCAGAAAGAGCCATATGC TATGTTTTTGAATAACACCCATTGGGTGGATCATTGCACAACGGATCGAGCATTTTGGCCACCGCCACCGAAAAAACGTAGGAAAGATGATGAATTAATGCGGCATAAAACGGGTTGTGCTCGCACTGAGGGTTACTACAAGTTAGACGTGCGGGAGAAGGCCAAACACAAGTACCATCATACCAAGGCCAATGCCGACGATGTGCAGAATGAAGATCGATGCGACGAGCCGACAGCGCTAACGAATCATCATCACAATAAGCTAATATCGAAAATGCAAGGCATTTCGCGGGAGGCGCGCTCAAATCAGCGACGACTGCTCACAGCTTTTGGCTCAATGGGCGAGTCTGAGCTGCTTAAATTTAATCAACTCAAATTCCGAAAGAAACAACTGAAATTTGCCAAATCAGCTATCCACGATTGGGGATTATTTGCTATGGAGCCCATAGCAGCCGATGAGATGGTCATTGAATACGTTGGACAAATGATACGACCAGTTGTGGCCGATTTAAGAGAGACCAAGTATGAAGCGATTGGAATTGGCAGCTCTTATCTATTCCGCATTGATATGGAAACGATTATCGATGCCACGAAATGTGGAAATCTCGCACGATTCATAAACCACAGTTGTAAT CCCAATTGTTATGCCAAAGTCATTACCATAGAGTCGGAGAAGAAAATCGTAATATATTCAAAGCAGCCCATCGGTGTGAATGAGGAAATTACATATGATTACAAGTTCCCATTGGAGGACGAAAAGATCCCATGCCTGTGTGGCGCCCAAGGATGCCGGGGTACGCTCAACTAA
- the LOC6651202 gene encoding cytochrome b-c1 complex subunit 6, mitochondrial has product MSFRSLFSMPVVKAEDEEEELVDPQTALRESCQTKGHIESLYNKYQECNDRVNGRSKTTETCVEELFDYVAELDHCVAHSLFAKLK; this is encoded by the exons ATGTCCTTCAGAAGCTTGTTTTCGATGCCCGTGGTTAAGGCCGAGGATGAGGAAGAGGAGTTAGTTGACCCCCAAACCGCTCTTCGG GAATCATGCCAAACAAAAGGACACATTGAGTCTCTGTACAACAAATACCAGGAGTGCAATGATCGTGTCAACGGCCGCTCGAAGACCACAGAAACGTGCGTTGAGGAACTGTTCGACTATGTTGCTGAGTTAGATCACTGTGTCGCTCACAGCCTTTTCGCCAAGCTTAAGTAA
- the LOC6651203 gene encoding rabankyrin-5 — translation MGCNDAASVQKLEKHLSLLKEEYTKLQRSYADVERKYNELAAVSSADVDSSSFVSRLALTVASLYGRSTYSDVNVRTSTKVIPAHKFVLHARSEEWREILANEEELDWSDLEEDIVLALLRWIYTDIVDLHHDRLALGLLRVAYRFSLPALLGLCERALVASVGVRSCVRFYCVAEEVRAATLLEYCSGIISTHWDDLTPQDFEHMSGPLLFKMLKSKTKYPLHAAVRLLREDVVFLCLVENDGALPELVNSLSEHGQLPLQMALAAKNLQIAQTLVKNGSANLNAYDADGSTLLIDAIKKGDEFAANFLLDHDCLLNLSSRPSADTALHIVCSYVENQSNHETFLSIIDIGKRILERKPNVNIQNLQGDTPLHIAIKQQNHEMVKLLLATSGIDINLCTSDEKTALELSLSLQNPNKDNTLAAKLLEMGADPNAVKLGTGNSLLQVLALKGEEFEEAAMFLADFANLDHINEQGLSTLHIAAKNNLSKLVLKLLQKGASCNLQTSTADMKSALHMAVEENSVEAIQAFTQYKSDGKGDGEIPNFNCKDNKGNSPLSLCLDLNKTELVPILIEGGADVNARNGEDLTLLHQSILNKDTDTAIFLLDQGADVNALTGKQESSLQLSIASNLPKVVNALCVKGVALSSPDNNGDPPLWTALELGYEDVAQVLVRHGVDTDCWSQGPEGCQQTLLHRAIDENKESIAIFLIRSQCDLDSSRQPGPNGEGGDEAREKSSPLHLCCQWGLTKVLQTLIDHGANVNALDVDNKTPVHIAIENQHEEIITILLCHPGIDLKLRDKTGNTPFATALTIRNHKAAQRILDRLPNAAEQMDQRGRNFLHLAIMKDDLESVLFLIAIQVDVNSRVHDANQSTPLHLAASSQIEMITRNLILAGARINERDACQKIPLHIAIERGNLCAVSALIQNNADYDATDAEGNNALHLAVRSGQISVVRELLTESRVNAEATNQKGRNPLHELCRLVEDNNAAAICELFLECMPKYPINTPDMDGNTPLLLAFMRGQAPLCKVLVKIGACLGTENREGINIFNFKLATDQLLHKLLDQLPQESPWAESDSCQECNTRFTITMRKHHCRHCGRVLCSKCSNNDVPIIKFGVNKPVRVCSVCFNVLQCGNGSIS, via the exons ATGG GTTGCAATGACGCTGCTTCTGTACAAAAACTGGAAAAGCATTTGTCTCTTTTAAAAGAGGAATATACCAAACTGCAAAGGAGCTATGCAGATGTAGAGCGAAAATACAATGAATTGGCGGCAGTGTCATCAGCGGATGTTGACTCAAGCAGTTTTGTGTCCCGTCTTGCTCTAACAGTCGCCTCTTTATATGGACGTTCCACCTATTCCGATGTCAATGTTAGGACAAGCACAAAGGTTATACCAGCCCATAAGTTTGTACTTCATGCACGTTCGGAAGAATGGCGGGAGATATTGGCTAACGAGGAAGAGCTTGATTGGAGTGATTTAGAGGAGGATATTGTTTTGGCTCTTTTGCGTTGGATTTACACCGACATAGTTGATTTGCATCATGATCGCCTGGCCCTGGGATTGCTGAGAGTAGCCTATCGTTTCAGTTTGCCAGCTCTACTGGGTCTGTGCGAACGAGCATTGGTGGCATCGGTAGGAGTTCGATCCTGTGTCCGTTTCTATTGCGTTGCCGAAGAAGTGCGCGCCGCCACTCTGCTTGAGTATTGCTCCGGAATTATATCGACCCACTGGGATGATCTAACACCCCAAGACTTTGAGCATATGTCTGGACCATTGCTTTTTAAAATGCTAAAAAGTAAAACGAAATATCCGTTGCATGCAGCTGTGAGGCTCTTACGCGAGGACGTTGTGTTCCTGTGCCTTGTCGAAAACGATGGAGCG CTACCAGAGCTGGTGAATAGTCTCTCTGAACATGGACAATTGCCACTGCAAATGGCTTTGGCTGCAAAGAATTTGCAGATTGCCCAGACACTCGTCAAGAACGGAAGCGCTAATCTGAATGCGTATGATGCAGAT GGTTCAACACTGCTAATCGATGCCATTAAGAAGGGTGACGAATTTGCTGCAAACTTTCTATTGGATCATGATTGTCTGCTAAACCTTTCATCTAG GCCTTCGGCAGACACTGCATTGCATATTGTGTGCAGTTATGTGGAGAATCAGTCCAATCATGAGACGTTTCTGAGTATAATCGACATTGGCAAACGAATTTTAGAGCGTAAACCCAACGTTAATATCCAAAACTTGCAAGGCGATACACCATTGCATATTGcgattaaacaacaaaatcatgAAATGGTTAAACTCTTGCTTGCAACTTCTGGAATTGACATCAATTTGTGCACTTCGGATGAAAAAACGGCACTGGAGTTAAGTTTGTCGCTACAAAATCCAAACAAGGACAACACCTTGGCGGCTAAACTTCTGGAAATGGGTGCAGATCCAAACGCGGTGAAACTTGGAACAGGAAACAGCCTGCTGCAGGTTCTTGCTTTAAAGGGAGAAGAATTCGAAGAGGCGGCTATGTTTTTGGCCGACTTTGCCAATCTGGATCACATCAATGAGCAGGGATTAAGCACCCTGCATATTGCAGCTAAGAATAATTTGTCAAAGCTTGTTTTAAAGCTGCTCCAGAAAGGCGCATCGTGCAATTTGCAGACAAGTACAGCCGACATGAAATCGGCTCTGCATATGGCCGTAGAAGAGAACTCTGTGGAGGCCATTCAAGCATTTACACAATATAAGAGTGATGGAAAAGGCGATGGGGAGATACCAAATTTCAACTGCAAAGATAATAAAGGCAATTCACCGCTAAGTCTTTGCTTggatttaaacaaaactgagCTGGTTCCCATCCTCATTGAGGGCGGAGCGGATGTTAATGCCAGAAATGGAGAAGACTTGACACTACTGCATCAGTCCATACTTAATAAAGACACTGACACCGCAATCTTTCTACTTGACCAAGGCGCTGATGTCAACGCACTTACGGGAAAACAGGAATCCTCATTACAGTTATCTATAGCAAGTAATTTACCCAAAGTGGTGAATGCCCTTTGTGTTAAGGGAGTGGCCCTTAGCTCCCCAGACAACAATGGTGACCCGCCTCTGTGGACTGCTTTGGAATTAGGTTACGAGGATGTGGCCCAAGTGCTTGTACGTCATGGCGTTGACACTGACTGTTGGAGTCAAGGCCCAGAAGGTTGCCAGCAAACACTCTTACACAGGGCCATAGATGAAAATAAGGAATCGATTGCCATATTTTTAATTCGTAGCCAATGTGACCTAGACTCATCCCGTCAGCCTGGCCCCAATGGAGAAGGGGGCGATGAGGCGCGAGAAAAATCATCGCCACTGCATCTATGTTGTCAATGGGGACTTACGAAAGTACTGCAAACCCTCATTGATCATGGAGCGAATGTAAACGCCCTCGATGTAGATAACAAAACGCCCGTTCATATAGCTATCGAGAATCAACATGAAGAAATTATAACTATACTTCTTTGCCATCCGGGAATCGATTTAAAGCTAAGAGACAAGACTGGCAACACACCATTTGCAACGGCCTTAACTATTCGAAATCACAAAGCGGCGCAACGCATTCTTGACCGACTTCCCAATGCCGCCGAGCAAATGGATCAGCGTGGTCGCAATTTCCTTCATTTGGCTATTATGAAAGATGATCTCGAAAGTGTCCTCTTCCTGATAGCCATTCAAGTAGATGTGAACTCTCGGGTTCATGATGCAAATCAATCGACTCCATTGCATCTGGCAGCTTCTTCACAAATTGAAATGATTACTCGTAACCTGATTTTGGCTGGCGCTCGTATAAATGAGCGCGATGCTTGCCAAAAAATTCCATTGCACATTGCAATTGAACGTGGCAATCTTTGTGCCGTCTCCGCTCTGATCCAGAACAATGCTGACTATGATGCCACCGATGCAGAAGGCAACAACGCACTTCATCTGGCTGTTCGCAGTGGCCAGATCTCTGTAGTTCGTGAGCTGCTTACCGAGTCGCGAGTCAACGCAGAGGCCACCAATCAAAAAGGACGAAATCCACTACACGAACTATGTCGTCTTGTTGAGGATAACAACGCAGCAGCTATTTGTGAGCTATTCCTTGAGTGTATGCCAAAATATCCGATTAATACGCCCGACATGGACGGAAATACCCCGCTACTTTTGGCTTTTATGCGAGGGCAGGCGCCGCTTTGTAAAGTTCTAGTTAAAATCGGAGCTTGTCTAGGCACCGAGAATCGAGAAGGAatcaatattttcaatttcaaactGGCAACTGATCAGCTTCTCCACAAGCTGCTGGATCAGCTGCCACAAGAATCACCCTGGGCGGAGTCTGACTCGTGTCAAGAGTGCAACACTCGTTTTACAATTACCATGCGAAAACACCATTG TCGGCATTGCGGACGAGTATTATGCTCGAAATGTTCGAACAATGATGTGCCTATTATTAAGTTTGGGGTTAACAAACCAGTTCGAGTTTGCAGCGTTTGCTTTAATGTTCTTCAATGTGGAAACGGTTCGATATCGTAA
- the LOC111519406 gene encoding uncharacterized protein LOC111519406, with protein sequence MRTSSTQAGSHSYLLYGFVSVALTVLIGTECTASDVLQCYKCSVTVERYVIDNRTIVTPLCSKFEESSQYMVDCPYSTMCLKTISALHLQNGQKQETVTRGCAQQKNTTQIFRNKQWEQEHSVQEVYEEGCTEIKTNNLAGSTKTHCYCRGELCNSTDLLNVNNWLLILLTATSILQCLLAT encoded by the exons ATGAGAACAAGCAGCACTCAAGCAGGTAGCCATAGCTACCTGTTGTATGGATTTGTTTCTGTTGCTTTAACAGTCCTTATAG GAACAGAATGCACGGCTTCGGATGTACTACAATGTTACAAATGCTCCGTGACTGTGGAGAGGTATGTGATTGATAACAGAACTATTGTGACGCCGCTGTGTTCCAAATTCGAGGAATCATCTCAATACATGGTGGATTGTCCATATTCCACAATGTGCTTGAAAACCATATCAGCTTTGCATTTACAAAATGGACAGAAACAGGAAACCGTCACTCGTGGCTGTGCCCAACAAAAGAATACAACTCAG ATTTTCCGCAATAAACAATGGGAGCAGGAACATTCAGTACAGGAAGTGTACGAGGAAGGTTGCACAGAGATCAAGACGAACAATTTGGCGGGATCAACAAAAACGCATTGCTATTGTAGGGGAGAACTGTGTAATTCAACGGATCTGCTTAATGTGAACAACTGGTTACTGATTCTGTTGACTGCCACAAGCATATTGCAATGTTTGCTTGCTACTTAA